The genomic DNA TATTCTTCATCCTCCCCTCCGGCACCAAATTTCCGCTCGTACCAGGAGATGAAAAGGATGTACACGATGATCATCAGAAAGACAATGAACATGAGGAGGAATGAAAACCGGGCAATCTGGTACGAGAATGGTCCAAACGTGTCTCCCCCGAGACTGATTACCACGCCACCAAGGGCATATGAAAAAAGCGTTATTCCCATAACCTGCAGGGTTCGCAGGGAAGCTTTCTCAGTGATCAGGTGTGAGCGTTCATCAGTAATCACATCATCAACCATCTGCCTTGAAATCCAGGCTGCCAAAACCCCGATTATAACCGCTCC from Methanospirillum hungatei JF-1 includes the following:
- a CDS encoding DUF2178 domain-containing protein, with amino-acid sequence MKQYTYFLLLGVIAILEVGIFFWSVENLEPLVMTGAVIIGVLAAWISRQMVDDVITDERSHLITEKASLRTLQVMGITLFSYALGGVVISLGGDTFGPFSYQIARFSFLLMFIVFLMIIVYILFISWYERKFGAGGEDEE